One window of the Anaeromyxobacter dehalogenans 2CP-C genome contains the following:
- a CDS encoding POTRA domain-containing protein, with translation MLALQGLCLLLAAQLAAGGEPAVVREISVTGNRRTAAAYVRQALELDVGDRFDGDAAALEQRLLNLRLFKGVRVTPRPDGAGGVALEVDVQERWTLLPIPMFTSSGGETGGGLLLVETNLFGWGKQLVAGGTLSTRGATGMAGYWDRAVAGTRWTVDAFALRQDARRERTEGGDVVYAYRDARTDLSAALGRRLTERLAVSAGWFGLWTDAGAEDGWAPPADVGPARGLVAAVAYDGSDFHLFHERGVTARVRYRHAAAALGGGRDLRQAEARATWGGANGLGHAWSIAIAGQGVEGDAAVDALRLGGGPGARGFPVGGLWAERAASTALEYAVPIWRPRWGVATGVALLDAGVARWRGDTTRYVAPGLGLRLHVADVALPALGLDVAWSTTAPGPVASFVVGYRM, from the coding sequence ATGCTCGCGCTCCAGGGGCTCTGCCTCCTCCTCGCCGCGCAGCTCGCCGCGGGCGGCGAGCCGGCGGTGGTGCGCGAGATCTCCGTCACCGGCAACCGGCGCACCGCCGCCGCCTACGTGCGGCAGGCGCTCGAGCTCGACGTGGGCGACCGGTTCGACGGCGACGCGGCCGCGCTGGAGCAGCGGCTGCTCAACCTGCGCCTGTTCAAGGGCGTCCGGGTGACCCCGCGCCCCGACGGCGCCGGCGGCGTGGCGCTCGAGGTGGACGTGCAGGAGCGGTGGACGCTCCTGCCCATCCCCATGTTCACCTCCTCGGGCGGGGAGACCGGGGGCGGCCTGCTGCTGGTGGAGACGAACCTGTTCGGATGGGGGAAGCAGCTGGTGGCCGGCGGGACGCTGTCCACGCGCGGCGCGACGGGGATGGCCGGCTACTGGGATCGCGCGGTGGCCGGCACGCGCTGGACCGTGGACGCGTTCGCCCTGCGCCAGGACGCGCGGCGCGAGCGGACCGAAGGCGGCGACGTGGTCTACGCCTACCGCGACGCGCGCACCGACCTGTCGGCCGCCCTCGGGCGCCGGCTCACCGAGCGGCTCGCGGTGAGCGCGGGCTGGTTCGGGCTGTGGACGGACGCGGGCGCCGAGGACGGCTGGGCGCCGCCCGCGGACGTCGGGCCGGCGCGCGGCCTGGTCGCGGCGGTGGCGTACGACGGGAGCGACTTCCACCTGTTCCACGAGCGCGGCGTCACCGCGCGCGTCCGCTACCGCCACGCCGCCGCGGCGCTCGGGGGCGGGCGCGACCTGCGCCAGGCGGAGGCGCGCGCGACCTGGGGCGGCGCCAACGGGCTCGGCCACGCCTGGTCGATCGCGATCGCCGGCCAGGGCGTCGAGGGGGACGCCGCGGTGGACGCGCTGCGCCTGGGCGGCGGGCCCGGCGCGCGCGGCTTCCCGGTGGGCGGGCTCTGGGCCGAGCGCGCCGCCAGCACCGCGCTCGAGTACGCGGTGCCGATCTGGCGGCCGCGCTGGGGGGTCGCGACCGGCGTGGCGCTGCTCGACGCCGGCGTCGCCCGCTGGCGCGGCGACACGACGCGGTACGTCGCGCCGGGCCTGGGCCTGCGGCTGCACGTCGCCGACGTCGCCCTGCCCGCGCTCGGGCTCGACGTGGCCTGGTCCACCACCGCCCCGGGGCCGGTGGCGAGCTTCGTGGTCGGCTACCGGATGTGA
- a CDS encoding bifunctional ornithine acetyltransferase/N-acetylglutamate synthase — translation MASTSLTFATRAEHRAWLESRSALPEGFRIGTCAFEFVPVEVPKPGRMRLTLVALDRPTPAFAAKFTRNAFPGAPVLVGRRRLDGAALGAVVINNKVANVCAPDGVEAAERVCAEAARLLGLAPEEVLPSSTGVIGWRLPVERMVEALPAAAAALQGGSALAGAEAIMTTDLYPKLRRAEVGGGSIVGFAKGAGMVEPNLATMLVYLLTDLDVPRDALRAALDRAVEGSFNRISVDSDTSTSDTVVLLSSRKRPAPPAGDFAAALARVCGDLAEDVVRNGEGVHHVVRVAVRGAPSDAAAHLVGKAVVNSPLLKAAVNGNDPNVGRLLCAVGKVAGAAGIALDPARAVMRVGGEVVLEGGAMRLDPEKERRLVAHMKAAELYASAPPPDGVSFRPPIDHPPHERRVEIDIDLGMGAGACEVLGGDLSHEYVTENADYRS, via the coding sequence ATGGCGTCCACCTCGCTCACGTTCGCGACCCGGGCCGAGCACCGGGCCTGGCTCGAGTCCCGGTCCGCGCTGCCGGAGGGCTTCCGCATCGGGACCTGCGCGTTCGAGTTCGTGCCGGTGGAGGTCCCGAAGCCCGGCCGCATGCGGCTCACGCTCGTCGCGCTCGACCGGCCCACGCCCGCGTTCGCGGCGAAGTTCACGCGCAACGCGTTCCCGGGCGCGCCGGTGCTGGTGGGGCGCCGCCGGCTGGACGGCGCGGCGCTCGGCGCGGTGGTGATCAACAACAAGGTGGCGAACGTGTGCGCGCCGGACGGCGTGGAGGCCGCCGAGCGCGTCTGCGCCGAGGCGGCGCGGCTGCTCGGGCTCGCGCCGGAGGAGGTCCTGCCGTCCTCGACCGGCGTCATCGGGTGGCGGCTGCCGGTGGAGCGGATGGTGGAGGCGCTGCCCGCCGCCGCGGCGGCGCTGCAGGGCGGCTCGGCGCTCGCCGGCGCCGAGGCGATCATGACCACCGACCTCTACCCGAAGCTGCGCCGGGCCGAGGTGGGCGGCGGGAGCATCGTGGGGTTCGCGAAGGGCGCCGGCATGGTCGAGCCGAACCTCGCGACCATGCTCGTGTACCTGCTCACCGATCTCGACGTGCCGCGCGACGCGCTCCGCGCCGCGCTGGACCGGGCGGTGGAGGGCAGCTTCAACCGCATCTCGGTGGACTCGGACACCAGCACCTCCGACACGGTGGTGCTGCTCTCCTCGCGCAAGCGCCCGGCGCCGCCGGCCGGCGACTTCGCCGCGGCGCTGGCGCGCGTGTGCGGCGACCTCGCCGAGGACGTGGTCCGGAACGGCGAGGGCGTGCACCACGTGGTGCGGGTGGCGGTCCGCGGCGCGCCGTCGGACGCGGCGGCGCACCTGGTGGGCAAGGCGGTGGTGAACTCGCCGCTGCTCAAGGCCGCCGTGAACGGGAACGACCCGAACGTCGGCCGGCTGCTGTGCGCGGTGGGCAAGGTGGCCGGCGCGGCAGGGATCGCGCTCGACCCGGCGCGGGCCGTGATGCGGGTGGGCGGCGAGGTGGTGCTGGAGGGCGGCGCCATGCGGCTCGACCCGGAGAAGGAGCGGCGGCTGGTGGCGCACATGAAGGCGGCGGAGCTGTACGCCAGCGCGCCGCCGCCGGACGGCGTCTCCTTCCGGCCCCCGATCGACCACCCGCCGCACGAGCGGCGGGTGGAGATCGACATCGACCTGGGGATGGGCGCCGGCGCCTGCGAGGTGCTCGGCGGCGACCTCTCCCACGAGTACGTCACCGAGAACGCCGACTACCGGAGCTGA
- a CDS encoding class I SAM-dependent methyltransferase, which yields MAENRYDDAVVFANYSRMPRSVAGLAEAGEWPAFRALLPELRDQRVLDLGCGFGWHCRHACEQGARSVVGVDVSERMLERARALGSDARLTYVRSAIEDVELAPAAFDVVISSLALHYVADVRKVLANVRACLRPGGALVFSVEHPIFTARAEQEWCLGPDGERRHWPVDGYQDEGPRTTTWMGAGVVKHHRTVATWVDSVLDAGFRLERLVEPQPPPELLEAHPDWQDERRRPMMLLVSSRAAGGGTGRTVARTAGDAP from the coding sequence ATGGCCGAGAACAGGTACGACGACGCCGTCGTGTTCGCGAACTACAGCCGGATGCCCCGGTCCGTCGCAGGCCTGGCCGAGGCCGGCGAGTGGCCGGCGTTCCGGGCGCTGCTGCCGGAGCTCCGGGACCAGCGGGTGCTCGACCTCGGCTGCGGCTTCGGGTGGCACTGCCGCCACGCCTGCGAGCAGGGCGCGCGCTCGGTGGTCGGCGTGGACGTCTCCGAGAGGATGCTCGAGCGCGCCCGGGCGCTGGGCTCCGACGCCCGGCTCACGTACGTGCGGTCGGCCATCGAGGACGTCGAGCTCGCGCCCGCGGCGTTCGACGTGGTCATCAGCTCGCTGGCGCTCCACTACGTCGCCGACGTGCGGAAGGTCCTCGCGAACGTCCGCGCGTGCCTCCGCCCGGGAGGCGCCCTGGTCTTCTCGGTGGAGCATCCGATCTTCACCGCCCGCGCCGAGCAGGAGTGGTGCCTGGGACCGGACGGCGAGCGGCGCCACTGGCCGGTGGACGGCTACCAGGACGAGGGGCCGCGCACGACGACGTGGATGGGCGCGGGCGTCGTGAAGCACCACCGGACCGTCGCCACCTGGGTGGACTCGGTGCTCGACGCCGGGTTCCGCCTCGAGCGGCTGGTCGAGCCCCAGCCGCCGCCGGAGCTCCTGGAGGCGCATCCTGACTGGCAGGACGAGCGCCGGCGCCCGATGATGCTGCTCGTGTCGAGCCGCGCCGCGGGCGGTGGCACCGGCCGGACGGTGGCCAGGACGGCGGGAGACGCACCGTGA
- a CDS encoding methyl-accepting chemotaxis protein — translation MLANLKIRTKLALLVVVGSLALLAVVFAALMQGRASDATIARMAGSDLDLLVGLESMYSAGLQTGQATRNVLLDPQDRTAKKNYRDAHEAFSKTLEQARELAPPELKTRLQEVDRLWDADHLLKQEVMSLSETGNREEAVAVLVSKETPAWRAVKQVILELRDEQRRAFSRSEASALHDTAVVRRVVLATIVVAAAVFVLLSVVLTRSISAPLREAIRVATAITRGDLTVTVAADRRDEIGQLQAELGAMAQKLAQVIGEVRSGAEALAGASQQVSATSQALSQGTGEQASSVEETTASLEEMSASIGQNAESSRATEAASKESAANAEESGKSVRQTVAAMKAIVEKISIIEEIAYQTNLLALNAAIEAARAGEHGRGFAVVAAEVRKLAERSQKAAQDIGGLAGSSVAAAERSGELIETLVPAIRRTAALVHEVAAASQEQSSGVGQVSKAMALVDQVTQRNASAAEELSATAEELASQAEGLQQLISFFHVNGQGARVALTAPPPCAAGTSARRLATATAALGAGARRL, via the coding sequence ATGCTCGCCAACCTCAAGATCCGCACCAAGCTTGCCCTCCTCGTCGTCGTGGGCTCCCTCGCCCTCCTCGCCGTGGTCTTCGCCGCGCTGATGCAGGGGCGCGCGAGCGACGCCACCATCGCCCGCATGGCCGGGAGCGACCTCGATCTCCTGGTCGGCCTCGAGTCCATGTACTCGGCGGGCCTGCAGACCGGGCAGGCGACCCGCAACGTCCTGCTCGACCCCCAGGACCGGACGGCGAAGAAGAACTACCGCGACGCGCACGAGGCGTTCTCGAAGACCCTCGAGCAAGCGCGGGAGCTCGCGCCTCCCGAGCTGAAGACGCGGCTGCAGGAGGTGGACCGCCTCTGGGACGCGGACCACCTGCTCAAGCAGGAGGTGATGAGCCTCTCCGAGACCGGCAACCGCGAGGAGGCGGTCGCGGTCCTGGTGAGCAAGGAGACCCCGGCGTGGCGCGCGGTGAAGCAGGTCATCCTCGAGCTCCGCGACGAGCAGCGGCGCGCCTTCTCGAGGAGCGAGGCGTCCGCCCTCCACGACACGGCCGTCGTCAGGCGGGTGGTGCTCGCCACGATCGTCGTCGCCGCCGCGGTCTTCGTGCTCCTCTCCGTGGTCCTCACGCGGAGCATCTCCGCGCCGCTCCGGGAGGCGATCCGGGTCGCGACGGCGATCACGCGCGGCGATCTGACCGTGACCGTCGCGGCCGATCGTCGCGACGAGATCGGCCAGCTCCAGGCGGAGCTGGGCGCCATGGCGCAGAAGCTGGCCCAGGTGATCGGCGAGGTCCGGAGTGGCGCCGAGGCGCTCGCCGGCGCCTCGCAGCAGGTCTCCGCGACGTCCCAGGCCCTGTCGCAGGGCACCGGCGAGCAGGCCAGCAGCGTGGAGGAGACGACCGCGTCGCTCGAGGAGATGAGCGCGTCGATCGGTCAGAACGCCGAGAGCTCCCGCGCGACGGAGGCGGCCTCGAAGGAGAGCGCCGCGAACGCGGAGGAGAGCGGGAAGTCGGTCCGGCAGACCGTCGCCGCGATGAAGGCGATCGTGGAGAAGATCTCGATCATCGAGGAGATCGCCTACCAGACGAACCTGCTCGCGCTGAACGCGGCCATCGAGGCCGCGCGGGCGGGAGAGCACGGCCGGGGGTTCGCGGTGGTGGCGGCCGAGGTCCGGAAGCTCGCGGAGCGCTCGCAGAAGGCCGCGCAGGACATCGGCGGCCTGGCCGGCTCGAGCGTCGCGGCCGCCGAGCGCTCGGGCGAGCTCATCGAGACGCTCGTGCCGGCGATCCGCAGGACGGCGGCGCTGGTCCACGAGGTGGCGGCGGCCTCCCAGGAGCAGTCCTCCGGCGTCGGCCAGGTCTCCAAGGCGATGGCGCTCGTCGATCAGGTGACCCAGCGGAACGCGTCCGCCGCCGAGGAGCTCAGCGCCACCGCCGAGGAGCTGGCGTCGCAGGCGGAGGGGCTGCAGCAGCTCATCTCCTTCTTCCACGTGAACGGCCAGGGCGCTCGCGTCGCGCTCACCGCGCCGCCGCCGTGCGCGGCGGGCACGTCCGCGCGCCGCCTGGCGACGGCGACGGCGGCCCTCGGCGCAGGGGCCCGGCGGCTCTAG
- a CDS encoding acyltransferase family protein, with the protein MAHGDFLRSRYFGSLDGLRGVSIIPVVWHHVGGHRGGLLGRGNLGVDLFFAISGLLITTLLLRERDRTGTISLRGFYLRRTLRIFPLYYAVIALYVLLVAALAGATPAGQQFMANLPAFLTYTSNWFVDLGQGERVIFYFAWSLATEEQFYLMWPSVVRFAPRRWAPPAVMAALLVLGELARQAAHAGVPGGLPLRIVASVASPICLGCLAAYALHHRRSFDVVARFVGQPWSAPLAGAVFVALLIPAGTPHLLLAVAMALLVTACAIRPDHGLRWLLENRFLRYVGTISYGMYLFHMLCVNAARRALPGGAPDVVTFAAALALVICVAGLSHRHFESWFLRLKDRLSARPEANAAMAPAVAPER; encoded by the coding sequence ATGGCGCACGGCGACTTCCTGCGCAGCAGGTACTTCGGATCGCTCGACGGCCTCCGCGGCGTCTCCATCATCCCGGTCGTGTGGCACCACGTCGGCGGCCACCGCGGCGGCCTGCTCGGTCGCGGGAACCTCGGCGTGGACCTGTTCTTCGCGATCAGCGGCCTCCTCATCACCACGCTGCTGCTGCGGGAGCGCGACCGCACCGGGACCATCTCGCTCCGCGGGTTCTACCTCCGGCGCACGCTCCGCATCTTCCCGCTCTACTACGCGGTCATCGCCCTCTACGTCCTGCTCGTGGCGGCGCTCGCGGGCGCGACGCCCGCGGGCCAGCAGTTCATGGCGAACCTCCCCGCGTTCCTTACCTACACCTCGAACTGGTTCGTGGACCTCGGCCAGGGCGAGCGCGTCATCTTCTACTTCGCCTGGTCGCTCGCGACCGAGGAGCAGTTCTACCTGATGTGGCCGTCGGTGGTCCGCTTCGCGCCGCGCCGCTGGGCGCCGCCCGCCGTCATGGCCGCGCTGCTGGTCCTGGGCGAGCTCGCGCGGCAAGCGGCTCACGCCGGCGTTCCGGGCGGGCTGCCGCTCCGCATCGTGGCCAGCGTGGCGAGCCCGATCTGCCTGGGCTGCCTCGCCGCCTACGCGCTCCACCACCGGCGCTCGTTCGACGTCGTGGCGCGGTTCGTCGGGCAGCCCTGGAGCGCGCCGCTCGCCGGCGCCGTGTTCGTCGCGCTGCTCATCCCGGCGGGGACCCCGCACCTGCTCCTCGCCGTCGCGATGGCGCTGCTCGTGACCGCGTGCGCCATCCGCCCGGATCACGGCCTGCGGTGGCTGCTCGAGAACCGGTTCCTCCGGTACGTCGGCACCATCAGCTACGGCATGTACCTCTTCCACATGCTGTGCGTGAACGCGGCCCGGCGCGCCCTGCCCGGCGGCGCACCGGACGTGGTCACCTTCGCGGCGGCGCTGGCGCTGGTGATCTGCGTGGCGGGGCTGAGCCACCGGCACTTCGAGTCGTGGTTCCTCCGGCTGAAGGATCGGCTGTCGGCGCGCCCGGAGGCGAACGCCGCGATGGCACCCGCGGTCGCGCCGGAGCGGTGA
- a CDS encoding NAD(P)-dependent alcohol dehydrogenase, whose translation MTQVKAWAAPAAGAPLVPHAVERREVGERDILIDIAYCGVCHSDIHQARDEWGGATFPMVPGHEIVGRVARVGAKVTRFRPGDHAGVGCLVDSCRTCEPCRRDLEQFCERGPAWTYNSTEMDRRTPTHGGYSKQVVVTEDFALKVSPSLDLAAAAPLLCAGITTYSPLHHWKVGPGQKVGVVGLGGLGHMAVKLAAAMGAEVTMLSTSPRKEADARRLGASGFALTSDDATFRRLRNHFDFVLDTISAPHDYDKYLGMVKVDGAMVLVGVPPERTPLHAHSLIGGRRTLAGSLIGGIAETQEMLDFCAEKQVVSDVEVIPIEKINEAYERMIRGDVRYRFVIDLASL comes from the coding sequence ATGACTCAGGTCAAGGCCTGGGCCGCCCCGGCCGCCGGCGCGCCCCTCGTCCCCCATGCCGTCGAGCGCCGCGAGGTGGGCGAGCGCGACATCCTCATCGACATCGCCTACTGCGGCGTCTGCCACTCGGACATCCACCAGGCGCGCGACGAGTGGGGCGGCGCCACCTTCCCGATGGTCCCCGGCCACGAGATCGTCGGCCGTGTCGCCCGCGTCGGCGCGAAGGTCACGCGCTTCCGGCCCGGCGATCACGCCGGCGTCGGCTGCCTGGTGGACTCGTGCCGCACCTGCGAGCCGTGCCGGCGCGACCTCGAGCAGTTCTGCGAGCGCGGCCCGGCCTGGACGTACAACAGCACCGAGATGGACCGCCGGACGCCCACGCACGGCGGCTACTCGAAGCAGGTGGTGGTGACCGAGGACTTCGCGCTGAAGGTCTCGCCGTCGCTCGACCTCGCCGCGGCGGCGCCGCTGCTCTGCGCCGGCATCACCACCTACTCGCCGCTGCACCACTGGAAGGTCGGGCCGGGCCAGAAGGTCGGCGTGGTCGGCCTGGGCGGGCTCGGCCACATGGCGGTGAAGCTCGCCGCCGCCATGGGCGCGGAGGTCACCATGCTCAGCACCTCGCCGCGCAAGGAGGCCGACGCGCGCCGCCTCGGCGCGAGCGGCTTCGCGCTCACCAGCGACGACGCCACCTTCCGCCGGCTGCGCAACCACTTCGACTTCGTCCTCGACACCATCTCGGCGCCGCACGACTACGACAAGTACCTGGGCATGGTGAAGGTGGACGGGGCGATGGTGCTGGTGGGCGTGCCGCCCGAGCGCACCCCGCTGCACGCGCACTCGCTCATCGGCGGCCGCCGCACGCTGGCCGGCTCGCTCATCGGCGGCATCGCCGAGACCCAGGAGATGCTGGACTTCTGCGCCGAGAAGCAGGTCGTCTCGGACGTGGAGGTGATCCCGATCGAGAAGATCAACGAGGCCTACGAGCGGATGATCCGCGGCGACGTGCGGTACCGCTTCGTCATCGACCTCGCCTCGCTGTAG
- a CDS encoding NAD-dependent epimerase/dehydratase family protein, which produces MNLLVTGGTGFLGAALVPLLARAGHRLRLLQRSAAPEAEALGADVRRAALEDAEAVRAALDGVDAVFHLAGQVDFDPAEPARLYELHVQGTRRLLEACVAAGVRRVILASTSGTIAVSKEERVATEADPYPIAAVAGWPYYLSKIFQEKAALRIHRDTGLPVVVLNPSLLLGPGDTRLSSTDVVFKFLERRIPAMPSGGLSFVDVRDAARAFAAALERGRPGERYLLGGANLSFRDFFGRLERLSGVPAPRLALPGGLNVAGARLLEKLSGWRGAEAPIDAPSVEMGEHFWYCDSRKAEEALGFSARDPQETLFETVRWLEQHVRPRKAPETVAELLRGR; this is translated from the coding sequence GTGAACCTGCTCGTCACCGGCGGCACCGGGTTCCTCGGCGCCGCGCTCGTCCCGCTGCTCGCGCGGGCCGGCCACCGCCTCCGGCTGCTGCAGCGCTCGGCCGCGCCGGAGGCCGAGGCGCTCGGCGCCGACGTGCGCCGCGCCGCGCTCGAGGACGCCGAGGCGGTCCGGGCGGCGCTCGACGGCGTGGACGCGGTGTTCCACCTGGCCGGGCAGGTGGACTTCGATCCGGCCGAGCCGGCGCGCCTGTACGAGCTGCACGTGCAGGGCACGCGGCGGCTGCTGGAGGCGTGCGTCGCCGCGGGCGTGCGGCGGGTGATCCTCGCCTCCACCTCCGGCACCATCGCCGTCTCGAAGGAGGAGCGGGTCGCCACCGAGGCCGACCCCTACCCCATCGCCGCGGTGGCGGGCTGGCCCTACTACCTCTCCAAGATCTTCCAGGAGAAGGCGGCGCTCCGGATCCACCGCGACACCGGGCTCCCGGTGGTGGTGCTGAACCCGTCGCTCCTGCTCGGCCCGGGCGACACCCGCCTCTCCTCCACCGACGTCGTCTTCAAGTTCCTGGAGCGGCGCATCCCGGCCATGCCCAGCGGCGGGCTCTCCTTCGTGGACGTGCGCGACGCGGCCCGCGCGTTCGCGGCGGCGCTCGAGCGCGGGCGGCCCGGCGAGCGCTACCTGCTCGGCGGCGCGAACCTGAGCTTCCGCGACTTCTTCGGCCGGCTGGAGCGGCTCTCGGGCGTGCCCGCGCCGCGGCTGGCGCTGCCCGGCGGCCTGAACGTCGCCGGGGCGCGGCTCCTCGAGAAGCTCTCCGGGTGGCGCGGCGCCGAGGCGCCCATCGACGCGCCCTCGGTCGAGATGGGCGAGCACTTCTGGTACTGCGACTCGCGCAAGGCGGAGGAGGCGCTCGGGTTCTCGGCGCGCGATCCGCAGGAGACGCTGTTCGAGACCGTGCGGTGGCTGGAGCAGCACGTCCGGCCCCGCAAGGCGCCGGAGACGGTGGCCGAGCTGCTCCGCGGGCGCTGA